The genomic interval AAAATTAGCTCACAACCTACGATATAAtgaaatacaacgaaattaaaattttaattatttaattacttactagttattaaaaaaatgtaacaagTTACTAATTACTGAATTATAtagattaatttttgaaaaaaaataacatatacatatacatatataatcaattatataccacactaacataattttaaaaactttattcctaaactaattaaatCTCTCCTacctcattctcattcacaataaatatatatacatataaatatattacttagaatatatacaatacaattacaCAATTTACACAAATAATATATAcccaatatatataaacacatattcaataaaatacaatgtatatatatatattatatatcaagttaataaatatttatcttataaACACAATCCGAAGACCAATTGCGATAAAAATCCGACCACCATTCAGACACAACAACATAATGTTAATAAAATGCAAATAtcccaaaaaaaatttacaacaacgaaaataaaacaatgtatattaataaaatgaatagaTCATCTTATATATACCTTAATGAACATTGAGATTCAACGTTTTCTACACCAAAATCGATGACCGGAGTTATACcaccactttttttttaataggttCAACTATaatgaaagagagaaaaaaattaatttttttacagtATAGGCTTAAGTAttgaaaatagaatattttaaaataaaaatggggTAAAATGGTAAAGAAATGAGAGAGAATGATGGTATTTTAACggtggttggcgagggttttGGCGTGGGTATGGTTCTGCTATGGATGCTGGTATATCGCGTATGAGGAAGAagatgaaagtgaagaagacggagtgtttatatatacacTCTATGGTGTCGGTTATTAGGAAATAACCAACGCCATAGCTGTACGGTTTACTGACACATgtgcacctatggcgtcggttatttcccTAATAACCGATGTCATAGGTGTAATAAAGTAGGCTGAAATATTTTCAACTCCCAATCGACGACATAGGTATTATAAATtgtatacctacggtttttatcaaaaaactgCTTTTAAATGTTAATTTCGAACTAGGCGAGTATTTTCACACcttttagcttccctttttataattTTGGTTGAAAAAACAGCCTCTAAAAATCCACATTGCAGTAGTGAatagttataaaaaaatttcaacatCGCAAAAATTAggttatatgtataaaaaaacgatatgatattttaatttttttgtttttataaatatttttaagattGATATCTttattcatgtattttttttctcactattttataaatattgtatacaatttatatatatatatattttgtttagtttttactttataattttttttatgtatatttaggtttaattgttattcaaagaaaaataagtatttttttgggactttttcaatattatacctaaaattgattttatttacaaaaatacctttaagaaaattatttgcgTAAATACCGTTGTGACACGTCAGCATACATAccgaaattcaaaataattaccgaaaaattaaaaaaattaaaaaaatctcgtTTCCAGAAATTTTCTTTGTTCGGGAGAGTTAAAAAAAAGCAACCATTTAGTTACTTTTGATGTGAATAAGATATCAATTGGTTACTTTtccattaaaaaatttatttcagaattttacacatatataaataataaaataaccatttTAATATGTGAGACACAGATATTTTTCTGTCTCTAAAAAAATGACGgctaatattaaaagaaactttttgtttcctttttatatttttaagctatATTATGTCATTTTATTGTTTAAGATACTTTGatgttaccttttttttttaatgtaacttATATGATGTTTCAGatactatttaatttatttacaaattattttataaacctattaaaataattttataacaataaatttaatataaaatggTGATGTCCATGTGATCATCGGAAAAGTTTTTGGGTTAACAATaagtatatttaattttgtttaaactTATAATGTTGTACTTTACGATACTATAAAAATAGTTacaattatatttctaattgtAACTTATATGATATTTAAGATACTATTTGGTTTATTTATAAGGCAttttataaacttataaaaatagttttataaaaataaatttatttataatttaatcttGTGAGATCTAaagataaaataagaaaatacttTTTAGTAACCTATCAAGTTGTTTGGCACATTAATTTTGTTTAAGCTTAAAGATTAATtacttaagaaaatataaaagaaattaaatgtTAAATTTAATTTCGATTATCTTCTTTGGTAAcggtgaaaaaatatatatttcttacttattaaaatgatcatttaaaaaattgatTTCAATAATATAGCtcttaaaactaaaataattatttgtgtaataaaaaataatttttttaaaacttgtaaaagaaaagagagagagaaatgagaataagttggaaatttaattttaaagttttttaaaaaaatataaataaaatactatttgGTTTATTTATAAGGCAttttataaacttataaaaatagttttataaaaataaatttatttataatttaatcttGTGAGATCTAaagataaaataagaaaatacttTTTAGTAACCTATCAAGTTGTTTGGCACATTAATTTTGTTTAAGCTTAAAGATTAATtacttaagaaaatataaaagaaattaaatgtTAAATTTAATTTCGATTATCTTCTTTGGTAAcggtgaaaaaaatatatatttcttacttattaaaatgatcatttaaaaaattgatTTCAATAATATAGCtcttaaaactaaaataattatttgtgtaataaaaaataatttttttaaaacttgtaaaagaaaagagagagagaaatgagaataagttggaaatttaattttaaagttttctaaaaaaatataaataaaataaaataaaagagatatttaaatattacgtcattaaaaaaaagtaacaaaataaataaataaataacttgaggACTCATGTTTGGATGTAAAAATCttaagaaataaaatttaacaaaaaataagaaGAGAGTCTCAACTCACTCTTGTCAGCTAGCAAAAAAAATGAAAGGCTGACTTTTTCTCTAGGTGCACGCGTACCAATTTCATTAAAAAGGTTTCGGTATTGGCAGCATTAAATTATTAAAGGTCATttagataaatattttaaaaagtacGTATGGTGAggtaaatatttctattttttttagtggTTAGAAAAACAATAAGTAATGGTACGAAGTGATATGAGAACATTTTAAgtaaatattaataagtaaaaataaaaaaacaaatctaaatcaaaggtgaaattatttttcttttttaaaaaaataacggTGAAAAAGTTGTGCaaactaatattaatttttttttgctaaaagataaaataaaagaatattattaaaaaataagaagGAGATATGTTAACATAAACTAAACTCTAGCTTCACTTTCATATACTTTACTCTCTTATAACTCAAATAAAATGTCCTCAGTACCTCTACATAAAATTAAgtctctattatatatatatatatatatatatatatatatatatataaactagaaGGCAATTACGTGCAAAGCACGTtagatgtttttttttgttaatttttttaatttaaaaattttgatttaataatatgATGTTTAAACAAAAGTCTCATTTATAACTTTTACTACATATTTGATAACATAAGAGGTTTAATCAATTAAACCTATTACACCATAAgataagtttgttattttgttttttaaaatattagttatatgtaatttataatttaagatGAAAATTTGGCAACTTCCTTTTATTTTGCTTCTTTTAATATAGTacgcattgaaatttttgtacTTTTGAGTCTTCATTTTCTTTTAATCAGTGTAAATTTGTAGTGTCTAGTACTTAGCTTACaataatttattgaaaatattttcaatacatTTAGTCttctcttaaaaaataaattttaaaagttgaTATAGCGAAGAAGGTCGAGCTATACATATTCGTATGATTTAGTCAATCTTATTTTGTTTGCACAAATGCCAGAAGGTGTGAGATTCGATTGAAACCTTATATAGATTAAAGTTATTTGTAGGTTATGTAGACTAAACTCTAGTGATATTGTTTTATAAATCCATGGTTTACTTACTCGGATAGATTTTATGTTACATAATGTAAATACTGTAGTATACTGTACACCGAACAATTGTTGTGTTAAACGCTAAATCTATACAAGTGTGAAGCTATTCtcaagtaaaattttaatgtggtgtctcactatttaataattttaaaaaaattgatatagcAAGAGGAGGATGTAATTCTATTAATTGATTATACTTTAATAAAATCCAACGACATAAATGTTTTCTTACTTGGTGTTATGATGCCATCAACTCTATTTTTGTAGCAAAAGTGCTTGTGCTGTGTATTTTTTGTTGCATGTCAAAggtgaaaaaatgaaaataagaaTGGGCATATCTTTAATTCTTTACTCTCTTTAATTGGATTGGCCCAAAGAACTTTCAGCCCAACAAGAGTCAAAGACTCTTTTCTCACAAGATCAGCCCAAGTAGACACAAAAACCCTAATTACTTAACCCTAGATATATATAAGGTAATATTCTAACCCTAACACACAAAAGCTACGGCAGCCACACTACTTCCCTCTCTAAAAATTTAAATCTTTTCAAAACACTTCTTCTTCAACCTAACGGCAGCAGCCACAACATTTAGGCTTAGGGTTTTCTAACAATATTCAATATTTTCTCTTCTACTCTAACAGCAGCACACCAATAGGGATTTCAAGGGTTATTTCAAGTTTCTTCTTTTTATCTTCTAATGGCAGCTAGGGTTCTAAAGGGTTCTtctaatattttcttttcttcttcttctattctAAATGGCACAACATCTTGATCATTGCCAGGGGCTGATCAATTTTCGAAATCGTATTGTTTAAGAAACGATTCCAACTGTCCTGAATTATGATTATGAAACATTATTTATACTattaattaatgtatttttttgcaACTTTTTGAAGAGtcacaatttgttttatttatgaTTTATGAGTTGTGTGAATGAATTGGTGCTTGTGCAAATGACAAAAGGTTGTCTTGGTCtgtataattttttgtaaataaaattggtTTACTTATGAATTGAATAGGTGTCTGTTAAAGTTAACTGTTTTTTTGGTATATTCTGTTAGAATTTTTGGTATATTCTGTTAAGTGCACAACAAAAACTATTAGATAGGCATTTTATATATTAGGTAAGATACTAGAAGAAAGttacgtgcaaggcacgtatatttagttttatgttaggtgttctataatttaattgagaaagattcaataaataatcatataatttaaaatgatttaaaaactaattttaattagtgtgtggggttatttgaaaatcaataataaaaaatcaaatttaaaatttgcagaaagagaagaggagaatggagattagcttgaaatatatttaaaaaataataatgctacACACTTACTATGGACACTTAACTCGAGccggtaataataaaattataaagaataagGGTAGCAGGCATATAACTGGACatatgaaagaaagaatataaaaaacaagaaatatgatagcttccaaataatattataacaaagcaATGCTCTCCAAATTTATCTTAATATCATTCTTCTCTTGAAGCTTCTCATCAATCTCATAACACTCCATGatagattcaacaaaatatatgtgtttatgtatatttggattcaacaaaatatatgtgtttatgtatatttgttttgagcaaatcagtaaacatatattttcaacaaattaacCCTATAAACTCAAGATTCACATATATATAGCTAAGTATTCAAATACAATTGTAAAAtctaaacttaaaacaaaatcaaatggacaattcatgctcaactaaagctatatatatactgttatgattacatcaactcaaatattcttacttgctataaccgaattataaaaattaaaaagtatataatttgagatatatggactaaaatcatccaaataaataaataaattagttacacatagaattataaatgatactttttttagagtgtgtttgaagcttatgtgaaattttttggatctcttcactactattttttatctctatttttttttttgtataaatatatatgtatatagaaaattcatattaaaaaaaatgaaaaatatacgtacatatattttattgttgttaattaaattcaaaatagtataataatagagaaaatttagaaattagatttttattatgaatttttatttatttaaaataattaactttaataaaaaaaattagaaaaaatgagaACGTACAAgattaggtatatatatatatattgttggttttaattaaatttaaaataggataataaatttatggtttgaataATATCATATgagaacaatatataatattgtatatatataaataatatcagttcaaatatcaaatatcagtttaaatgggatttgttttatttttattttattatgttattatatataaataatattttattattttattaaatataaataaaaagtcacacccatgaatttctcataaaccaagaattcagttatatagtcacactttatatagaatagatatggggtaagttgaaaaataccacttttattaatcaattaattaaatttgcctctaattttatatttaattgaaacatacctctttttatatgtattgtacctaaaatattttgacataaaagagtcacatggagagtatcttaatttgtacaatgtttaaaaaaagaagtaaaaataataccttaaaaaagaaagtaaaaataaaaaaagacaatataaaaaaagtataaagtgtaatttcttttatatatttgtatcgTTAATTAGTGTCCTGATctattctataaatatatatatatatatctttatatattaaaagtgcctatctaacgacatttcttggtttcttggtttaacagaatatgccttaaaaataaaagaatattctgttaaatttaacgatgttaataTGTTTGATcttccgttaacaaataaacccaataattaaacccaaaaattaaataatctttttttaaattaaaaaaaaaatcatcttaggcacatatctctctaacaaaccgtaTCAAATAAGACtgttagtattattattatctaaatatattaatattaatgttttaaaaattaatattattttgaatcGTATATGAATTGTATAACCCTAACACGAAAAGCCAAATCTAATTTTTCTCAGTCACATCATCATCGACTAGGATCAGTCGACTCCCACTCCCAGTCGACTAATACACCGGACTTCAGTTCCTCTCTAAGTGCCTCCTCCACTCTTTCTATGAACACCGAGCCATGAAATTCAAATCGGATAAATCCCATTGAACGATCAAATATCAATGTTCAATCCATTTTGTGGCACTCCTATGGAGTTTTAAAAGTTTTATTGAATAATTTGATATTAATAAAGAGAACGGTGCATTCTTCTTCTTGGCCAGGTGAGTTTCAACTTTCAATTTTAATAGACAATTTCAATTTCAAGATTTTACAAATGGTTCTTAAAGGTACATTgattggatttcaagttttttTTCTCCCTTTGAAGGATTATTGAATAACGATtatcaataattaaataattatctagaatgAATATACTCTCATATGGCGCAACTCATTTGTTTCAGATACTGTTGCGCCTAATACTTCGGtagttaaaaacaaaataaaacgtAACCCATTTCAAGCCACGACTCATCTCCGACCTTCTCTCTCATCTCCGACCCAGCACTTCCGCCCACCGGCCGAGCACACAATCGGCGGTCCCTCTAGAGATCTCCGttaagttctatttctagatcTAGATTTaaatctatctctctctctctctctctctctctcatattTTATGAGAACTTTTGGTGCAGAGAGTTGTCATCAatatttttgatgtaagaacTGGAAAGGTTATGAGAGATTTCAAGGGCACAACCGATGAGTTTGCAATTGCAGGAAGCGGTGGTGTGTCAGGGGTATCTTGGCCTGTTTTCAAGTACTATATATTTTCCCTCTTGATATTGATATTGCCAATGTTATTTACAACATTATGATTGTGTTTTTTTACATCATACATTAATGGGTTACATGATTTTTCAGATGGGGTGGTGGAAAAGAAGATAAATATTTTGCAAGGCTGGGGAAAAATCTGATCTCTGTTTATGAGACAGAAAACTTCTTTCTTCTTGATAAGAAATCCTTGAAGGTCGAGAATGTGATGGATTTCAGTTGGTCTCCTACTGATCCAATTCTTGCCCTGTTTGTTCCTGAATTAGGGGGTGGCAATGAACCTGCAAGAGTGAGTCTAGATTTTCTCTTTGCTGACTCAGGAAGAAATTGTGTCCATACAAggtatatattaatttcaattaaaagCTTTCTATCTTTGTTTTTTGTTCATTTTCTTTAGTACGTTGTTATTGCTTGGGTCAAATTgttcttctattattttttttcctttggtgTTTGGTGGATCGCATGAAATTTCTGCCATAAACTTTCATAAATAGTTCTCATTGATGAAAATAGTTTTGACTAATTTCTATTTGAAATATGGAAATAATTCTGAGACAATGCACACTGTGTTTGCAAAAGTGTTCAAATGAAACAATCACTTAACTAACCATGTTAAAAATGACTCAATGACTCTTATTGTCAGGTTCTTAGCATGAGGAGACTTGGAGGAGCTGGGGCTGTTGTTCCTCTCATCACAGATGGTCAGGCTGAAGTATGCTCTTGTTAAATCCCAATACTTATAAGTAATTGCTTCATAACAAATGataataccttttttttttttgttttgattgaTGAGATGATCTGAATAACATTAGGTGATGAGAACCTCTGTGATCATGGAGTTAATATAATGTTATCCCTAACAAGTACACGGGAtatgagtgagtgtttatacaTTTTTAGTTTATTAACTTTTGAGTTAGTTTGATCTAATTTCTTGACTCTGTTGGGTGAAAGGACCATGCTTTCCGATGTGCAAGGTATGAAAATGAACCATTTCATTGTGTCACTCATTTGCTAAATGCTTTGGCTGTTTGGATATATGCTTTTTCTACAGTATTATTTACCTAAAATACCACAAATTCTATGGACTTACTTCAAGTTCCTTGCTTAgaatatttattgttttttgaGGCATCTATATTGTGGTTATGGTATGTGTAGaagtaactttaaaaattttggTACACTCTGCCCAGCTATGTTCTAACATAAATAAAGGGTAGCCAGACCTGCAAAGTTGATTGCTTATATGATGTCTTTCATAGTACAAGAATGATTTAAGAGGCTCCTAAAAGGAAGATTTAATGTAGATTTAAAagctgaagaagaagaactaaaCGTGAGAAACATTGTTGGCAAGTTATCTCAaagttttttttagtatttaagATTTGACTTACTGCCTTACAATTGATGCGACCCCAAACTGCTGATTGTTTTGATCTCTTAGTACTctagattaaatattatttatttttaacttaaactttattttttatttctttacaaatatgaaaaacttaaatagatctatctactattgttgttgtcgttgcttagttactgaattcttaaacaaaaactactagaacttatataaaactaatatttacgtggctcgccacgtaactctcatctagtatatatatatatatataaacttatcTTTAGTTTAAAACAACACATTCATGAGTATTGAAAGTATTGGAATCATTTATTTGATATCCCAAGGCACtggcatatatataataacactgGAGAAACTATATAAGattgatcttttttttttttttgttaagtaCTATAAAAGATTGA from Cannabis sativa cultivar Pink pepper isolate KNU-18-1 chromosome 4, ASM2916894v1, whole genome shotgun sequence carries:
- the LOC115719840 gene encoding eukaryotic translation initiation factor 3 subunit B-like isoform X2 codes for the protein MRDFKGTTDEFAIAGSGGVSGVSWPVFKWGGGKEDKYFARLGKNLISVYETENFFLLDKKSLKVENVMDFSWSPTDPILALFVPELGGGNEPARVLSMRRLGGAGAVVPLITDGQAEVMRTSVIMELI
- the LOC115719840 gene encoding eukaryotic translation initiation factor 3 subunit B-like isoform X3 → MRDFKGTTDEFAIAGSGGVSGVSWPVFKWGGGKEDKYFARLGKNLISVYETENFFLLDKKSLKVENVMDFSWSPTDPILALFVPELGGGNEPARVSLDFLFADSGRNCVHTRFLA
- the LOC115719840 gene encoding eukaryotic translation initiation factor 3 subunit B-like isoform X1; amino-acid sequence: MRDFKGTTDEFAIAGSGGVSGVSWPVFKWGGGKEDKYFARLGKNLISVYETENFFLLDKKSLKVENVMDFSWSPTDPILALFVPELGGGNEPARVSLDFLFADSGRNCVHTRYILISIKSFLSLFFVHFL